One genomic window of Medicago truncatula cultivar Jemalong A17 chromosome 1, MtrunA17r5.0-ANR, whole genome shotgun sequence includes the following:
- the LOC11420022 gene encoding uncharacterized protein OsI_027940, translating to MSRHPEVKWAQRADKVYVTVQLPDSKNAKVNLTPDGVLTFSATAGAEDHLYELKLPLFDKVNVEESKINVGVRGIFCVVQKAEDEWWKRLLKAEGKPPHYVKVDWDKWVDEDEDAGLGDLDLGGMDFSQFEGDDAVGADFDDGDDEVQEASKPEKQEGNDNEGGSTVGDQAGKSTVQEAAPST from the exons TCGTCATCCAGAGGTCAAGTGGGCTCAAAGGGCTGACAAAGTCTATGTCACGGTTCAGTTGCCGGATTCCAAAAATGCAAAAGTGAACCTTACTCCAGATGGTGTTTTGACTTTTTCTGCCACTGCTGGTGCGGAAGACCACCTCTATGAGCTCAAGTTGCCACTCTTTGACAAGGTTAATGTAGAG GAGAGCAAAATTAATGTAGGAGTGAGAGGCATATTCTGTGTAGTGCAAAAGGCAGAGGATGAATGGTGGAAAAGGTTACTGAAAGCAGAAGGGAAGCCTCCACATTATGTGAAAGTTGATTGGGATAAATGGgtggatgaagatgaagatgcgG GTCTCGGTGACCTGGACTTGGGAGGGATGGATTTCTCG CAATTTGAGGGTGATGATGCAGTGGGTGCGGATTTTGACGACGGCGATGATGAAG TGCAAGAAGCGTCAAAGCCTGAAAAACAAGAGGGTAATGATAACGAGGGAGGCTCTACGGTTGGAGACCAAGCTGGCAAGAGCACCGTCCAGGAAGCTGCTCCAAGCACATAA